Proteins from a genomic interval of Campylobacter sp. RM16189:
- the radA gene encoding DNA repair protein RadA, whose amino-acid sequence MAKAKTIFECQACGNQQSKWVGKCPECGSWDSFMELNQTQIKVLNEISKASSSQTLAKEIKDIKIEQISRISTQDKELDLVLGGGIVEGSLVLIGGSPGIGKSTLLLKIASNLASQDKKTLYVSGEESASQIKIRADRLNAVQDGLFLLTEILLENIMAEVRKNDYKVLVIDSIQTLYSEKIASAPGSVSQVREITFELMRLAKNENICVFIIGHITKDGSIAGPRILEHMVDVVLYFEGDASRELRMLRGFKNRFGSTSEVGIFEMTPQGLVSANDVSSKFFTRGKAVSGSAITIIMEGSRALSVEIQALVCESSYPKRSSTGYEKNRLDMLLALLERKLEIPLGHYDVFINVSGGVKVSETAADLAVMAAIISSFKNRPISKESVFIGELSLNGEIREVFNLDQRLKEAKTQKFKNAIIPSKPLDSQGLKCFITSDITQVLEWM is encoded by the coding sequence ATGGCGAAAGCAAAAACTATTTTTGAATGTCAAGCATGTGGGAATCAGCAGAGTAAATGGGTAGGCAAATGCCCAGAATGCGGCTCTTGGGATAGCTTTATGGAGCTTAATCAAACTCAGATAAAAGTGTTAAATGAGATCTCAAAAGCTTCAAGCTCACAAACTCTTGCAAAAGAGATAAAAGATATAAAGATCGAGCAAATTTCACGCATAAGTACACAGGATAAAGAGCTTGATTTGGTGCTTGGCGGAGGGATAGTGGAAGGCTCACTAGTATTAATCGGCGGAAGCCCGGGCATAGGCAAATCGACCTTGCTTCTAAAAATCGCTTCAAATTTAGCCTCGCAAGACAAAAAAACCCTTTATGTAAGCGGTGAAGAGAGCGCAAGCCAGATCAAAATCAGAGCCGATAGGCTAAATGCAGTGCAAGACGGACTTTTTCTACTCACTGAAATTTTACTTGAAAACATCATGGCTGAAGTTAGAAAAAATGATTATAAAGTACTTGTTATCGACTCCATCCAGACGCTTTATTCTGAAAAGATAGCTTCAGCTCCTGGCTCAGTATCGCAAGTGCGCGAGATAACTTTTGAGCTTATGCGCCTAGCCAAAAACGAAAATATCTGCGTTTTTATCATCGGACACATTACCAAAGACGGCTCTATCGCAGGGCCTAGGATACTTGAACACATGGTGGATGTGGTGCTTTACTTCGAAGGTGATGCAAGCCGCGAACTTAGGATGCTAAGAGGGTTTAAAAATCGCTTCGGCTCGACTAGTGAAGTTGGAATTTTTGAGATGACTCCTCAAGGACTCGTAAGCGCAAATGACGTCTCAAGCAAATTTTTTACACGTGGTAAGGCGGTTAGCGGCTCTGCGATCACTATCATAATGGAAGGCTCGCGCGCTTTAAGCGTTGAAATTCAAGCTTTGGTTTGCGAAAGCAGTTATCCGAAACGAAGCAGTACGGGATACGAGAAAAACCGCCTTGATATGCTGCTGGCGCTTCTTGAACGCAAGCTAGAAATTCCGCTTGGACACTATGATGTGTTTATAAACGTTTCAGGCGGAGTAAAAGTTAGCGAAACGGCGGCTGATTTAGCCGTAATGGCAGCTATCATAAGCAGCTTTAAAAATCGTCCAATCAGTAAAGAGAGTGTATTTATAGGTGAGCTTAGCCTAAATGGTGAGATAAGAGAAGTTTTTAACCTCGATCAGCGCCTTAAAGAAGCCAAAACACAGAAATTTAAAAATGCTATCATCCCTTCAAAACCACTTGACAGCCAAGGACTAAAGTGCTTCATCACAAGCGATATCACTCAAGTTTTAGAGTGGATGTAG
- the brnQ gene encoding branched-chain amino acid transport system II carrier protein: protein MKPGLSKKQFMAISLTLFAMFFGAGNFIFPPNLGKEAGDNFYMAIMFFCATAVLLPVLGVAGIARAKGLQNLVRRIDPVFAFVFTALLYLTIGPLFAIPRAANMPFDIAIKPFVPDGSLQIWLFVYSAVYFALNYYICLNPSALVKLLGRYLTPLLLLLILLLFGAGFLYPIGEFTAPMGDYVNHSASKGFVEGYQTMDALASLAFGIIVINAIKDVGVKNERHLVVSTIKAGMMAGIILMVIYLMLGYLGATSGELFKDTPDINGAALLSKISDHYFGKIGVVILGSAFLLACLTTTLGLITSASEYFEELSKGKVKYKTWVILWCLIGFAVANFGLTTIIKGSIPVLVAIYPVSIILIILSLINPIIDSSKIVYRSCVYTCVIIGVVNGLDIINISIPFLTPFVKTMPFYDSMLGWIVPSLVVFALSYISYLMFHKREGSY, encoded by the coding sequence ATGAAACCTGGTTTAAGTAAAAAACAGTTTATGGCTATATCTTTAACACTCTTTGCTATGTTTTTTGGAGCGGGAAATTTTATCTTTCCTCCAAATTTAGGCAAAGAGGCCGGAGATAATTTTTATATGGCTATTATGTTCTTTTGTGCTACAGCCGTATTGCTTCCAGTGCTTGGAGTAGCAGGCATAGCTAGAGCTAAAGGCTTGCAAAATTTAGTTAGGCGAATAGATCCTGTATTTGCCTTTGTATTTACTGCGCTTTTATATCTTACGATAGGACCGCTTTTTGCGATACCAAGAGCTGCAAATATGCCATTTGATATCGCTATCAAGCCTTTTGTGCCTGATGGTAGCTTGCAAATTTGGTTGTTTGTATATTCGGCAGTATATTTTGCTTTAAATTACTATATCTGTCTTAATCCTTCGGCTCTTGTAAAGCTTCTTGGCAGATATCTCACTCCGCTTCTTTTATTGCTGATACTTTTGCTTTTTGGGGCGGGATTTTTATATCCGATAGGCGAATTTACCGCTCCTATGGGAGATTATGTAAATCACTCGGCATCAAAAGGGTTTGTCGAGGGCTATCAGACTATGGATGCTCTTGCGTCTTTGGCTTTCGGAATTATAGTTATAAATGCCATTAAGGATGTAGGCGTAAAAAACGAGAGGCATCTAGTTGTATCTACGATAAAAGCCGGTATGATGGCGGGAATAATATTGATGGTGATATATTTGATGCTTGGTTACTTGGGTGCTACATCAGGAGAGCTTTTTAAGGATACTCCGGATATCAATGGAGCCGCTTTGCTCTCTAAAATAAGTGATCACTATTTCGGTAAAATCGGTGTCGTAATACTAGGAAGCGCATTTTTGCTAGCTTGTCTTACAACTACTTTAGGGCTTATAACTTCTGCTAGCGAGTATTTTGAGGAGCTAAGTAAAGGCAAGGTAAAATATAAAACTTGGGTAATTTTATGGTGTTTAATCGGTTTTGCGGTGGCAAATTTCGGGCTTACTACCATTATAAAAGGTAGCATTCCGGTTCTTGTGGCCATATATCCTGTATCGATAATTTTAATAATTTTATCTCTAATAAATCCGATAATAGACTCAAGCAAGATAGTTTATAGATCCTGCGTATATACTTGTGTAATTATCGGAGTAGTAAACGGACTTGATATTATAAATATATCTATACCTTTTTTGACTCCTTTTGTTAAGACTATGCCGTTTTATGACTCTATGCTTGGTTGGATAGTGCCTAGCTTGGTAGTATTTGCGCTTAGTTATATATCATATTTAATGTTTCATAAGAGAGAAGGAAGCTATTAA
- the ftsY gene encoding signal recognition particle-docking protein FtsY — MFGFLKRGLDKTLEAIRSSKPADKKISKNALEEILLEADVDYEIVEEILYYLPPQDEVKKDDLKRILNTYFIYENAAQIKQDKPFVEIILGVNGAGKTTTIAKLANLYKNSNKSVILGACDTFRAGAIEQLRQWSIRLNVPIVATQQGHDPSAVAFDTISSAIAKNIDNVILDTAGRLQNQTNLANELSKIVRISQKAYENAPHRKILILDGTQGNAGLAQAKAFNDIVKLDGVIITKLDGTPKGGALFGVARDLELPILFIGAGEKMDDLIKFEPKEFIDTLVDEIYS; from the coding sequence ATGTTTGGATTTTTAAAAAGAGGTCTTGATAAGACATTAGAGGCTATAAGATCATCTAAGCCAGCCGATAAAAAAATATCAAAAAACGCACTTGAAGAAATTTTGCTAGAAGCGGATGTGGATTATGAGATAGTAGAGGAAATTTTATACTATCTGCCACCTCAAGACGAAGTAAAAAAAGATGATTTAAAAAGAATTTTAAACACATATTTTATATATGAAAATGCGGCTCAAATCAAACAAGATAAGCCATTCGTAGAAATTATTCTTGGCGTAAACGGAGCAGGCAAGACAACCACGATAGCAAAGCTTGCAAATTTATATAAAAATTCAAACAAAAGCGTTATTCTAGGCGCTTGTGATACATTTAGAGCAGGAGCCATAGAGCAGCTTAGACAGTGGTCGATTCGCCTAAATGTGCCTATAGTCGCCACACAGCAAGGGCATGATCCATCAGCAGTAGCTTTTGATACGATAAGCTCCGCAATAGCTAAAAACATAGATAATGTCATCCTAGATACTGCCGGACGCTTGCAGAATCAAACAAATTTAGCAAATGAGCTTAGCAAGATCGTAAGAATAAGCCAAAAAGCCTATGAAAATGCACCACACCGCAAAATTTTGATCTTAGACGGAACTCAAGGCAATGCCGGTCTAGCCCAAGCAAAAGCATTTAACGATATAGTAAAGCTTGATGGGGTTATAATAACCAAGCTTGATGGCACTCCAAAAGGAGGTGCTTTATTTGGTGTGGCAAGAGACTTAGAGCTTCCTATTTTATTTATAGGCGCAGGCGAAAAGATGGATGATCTGATAAAATTTGAACCTAAGGAATTTATAGATACTTTAGTAGATGAAATTTATAGTTAA
- a CDS encoding TlpA disulfide reductase family protein — MKFKLSIIALLLFFISGCENGEKKSTPSSTSAKTENNITIVTNTTESNKNDTKAKEVKQAEAQKDTINNDHIELTLTNEQKIQLQKFEKGLKVENNNQAILFNFFATWCPPCKAEIPHLNNLQDKFRGKLKIISVLMEDKTKEEIEAFINRYKIKFDVTYGENNFNFAKSLGGVIGIPYMILYRADGTYATHYVGLVPEEMLENDILKVIN; from the coding sequence ATGAAATTTAAACTCTCAATTATAGCACTTTTACTATTTTTTATAAGCGGATGCGAAAACGGTGAGAAAAAAAGCACACCATCATCTACCTCTGCTAAAACTGAAAATAACATAACCATAGTTACCAATACAACAGAAAGCAATAAAAACGATACAAAAGCTAAAGAAGTTAAGCAAGCAGAAGCACAAAAAGATACTATCAATAATGACCATATAGAGCTTACGCTTACAAACGAGCAAAAAATACAGCTTCAAAAATTTGAAAAAGGTTTAAAAGTCGAAAATAACAATCAGGCGATTTTGTTTAACTTTTTTGCCACATGGTGTCCTCCTTGCAAGGCGGAAATCCCTCATCTAAACAACCTTCAGGATAAATTTAGAGGCAAACTAAAAATCATAAGCGTCCTTATGGAGGATAAGACAAAAGAGGAGATAGAGGCCTTTATCAATAGATACAAAATCAAATTTGACGTAACATACGGCGAAAATAATTTTAACTTTGCAAAATCTCTTGGTGGGGTTATTGGCATACCTTATATGATTTTATATAGAGCCGATGGCACATACGCGACTCACTATGTTGGCTTGGTTCCAGAAGAGATGCTAGAAAATGATATATTAAAGGTAATAAACTGA
- a CDS encoding 5-formyltetrahydrofolate cyclo-ligase translates to MKKENFRKHIKNRLKTELKFRARCSHYGMFKPLLKLLEKFNAKRVLIFSPLPSEPNLNILKRTLVKKGEIFIPFMSNLNLKMVKSRLPLVCSKFGIKEPLGTKFFQKRIDVAIIPVVGVDGNMARIGHGKGFYDRFFGDLPYRPIVIFVQIKDTFIHEIITEDHDVQCDFYITPRKIYIKRGIYDRDFSRIGGWCGRRWRRVSCSKKDK, encoded by the coding sequence TTGAAAAAAGAAAATTTTAGAAAACATATTAAAAATAGGCTTAAAACCGAGCTAAAATTTAGGGCCAGATGCTCGCATTACGGTATGTTTAAGCCGCTTTTAAAACTTCTTGAAAAATTTAATGCAAAAAGAGTATTAATCTTTAGTCCTCTTCCTAGTGAACCAAATTTGAATATTTTAAAGCGCACTTTAGTTAAGAAAGGTGAAATTTTTATTCCATTTATGTCAAATCTCAACTTAAAAATGGTAAAATCAAGACTTCCGTTAGTGTGTTCTAAATTTGGCATAAAAGAGCCACTTGGCACCAAATTTTTCCAAAAACGGATAGACGTAGCTATTATTCCTGTCGTTGGGGTTGACGGAAATATGGCTAGGATAGGGCATGGTAAAGGTTTTTATGATAGATTTTTTGGAGATTTGCCTTACCGACCTATTGTGATATTTGTTCAGATTAAAGATACTTTTATACATGAAATTATCACTGAAGATCACGATGTTCAATGTGATTTTTATATTACCCCAAGAAAAATTTATATAAAAAGAGGAATCTATGATAGAGATTTTAGTAGGATTGGGGGCTGGTGCGGTAGGCGCTGGCGCAGGGTATCTTGTAGCAAAAAAGATAAATGA